The window TATAATGTTGTACAAGTCACAGCCTTCTCTACAAGATGGTTGTCACCTAATCTCTCCAACCCTAGAGGATGTAGATGAACTCCAACACCTAATTTAGGCCAAGTTCTCTCTTTTCCTTTGTAGATTGTCCACATTCCGAGTGGTGGGGGATACTCCTGATGCTTTTGTAAGAAGGAAAGTGGAGGTTCACAAACCTTATCGTGTTGGAGAATGGTAATGTAGCAACACCGTTCCTTGTGGGATACCAGTAAGAGTGTTTGTATGGACAGATGGGAGAGACTCAGGCAGAGATCATGCCATGGTTTGGTGATTGGGGGTGTGCagtaaaaagggaaaaagaaagcaGTAAGACTTGGGAACTTAGGAGGGAACAGTAATGTGTCAGAAGACTGTGAGCTGCTCAGTCTTCAGTTGCCGAATCTTTCCGTCTGTTTACAGCATTAATTGTACTGAACTTTAACTGAATCCCTACCATCTTTGCTTCCattctttttcctctctctctctctctattttaccATTTGGTTTTGACCACTGTTATCCCTAGCAACTTCTTTTTGCAGTCATAATTCCACCCCTGATGCAAAACCTCATCCATCTGATTCTGATCAGATGGTTTATGTGCGGTGAGAGGATGGTGTAGAAGAAATGATGATACTGTCTTCTACTACTTGCAGCTCCTCTGGTTAGCTCGGTCATTAACAAAGCACGTCTCCTTTACAGTATTCCCAGAGCACTGTGTAAGTTACAGTACTCGACACATTAATATACATCTCAGGATTTATGTAAAGAATTAAAGAAGAGGTAACAGTAAGTAATTATCCTCATGCAGAAAAGATAGTTTCTCTCTCTTACTTCTTACTAGTTCAGTCTGCCAAACTTAAAGTTCAGCAGGAACACCATAGCTTTTCTCTCTTTAAGTACCACTCTTCCCTCTCTCGCCTTCTTCCTTGCAGTGAAGTTGcatatctctttctctctctctctctctctggtacaCACACATGAAGGCCAATGGCTTCCTGTGCCGGTCACATATCGACGCAGTTTGCGTCCCCGGCGACCCTCGGTCGATGATAAGGCCACGGCGGCCGGACAGGACGCTGGTGGAGCACTCGAGGCTGGTCGACTTGAAGTACTCACGTCTTTTCGACTCCCGGAGATTCCACTCCGGTGACCGGAGCCGGGCCGTCACCCTTCCGATGGTTACGAAGAAACAAAGAGACCCACCGAGGCCTGCAAAGACGAGTACCAGCAGCGTCCCCTCCCTGCCTCCACCCAGTGACCATGTCTTTCAGGTAACACCCTCCTACTCGTTAACCTTTTACGACTCGCGCCCTGTGAGACTTCAAGAGACGAAACTTTGTGCTTCAAACGTACATAAAATGGTTGATTTACTACGTTTAGAGTAGCAAATGTGATTTGGTAGCTATGTGGAATAGACAGCGTTTGCTGCGGTGACAACATTACTTTAATGGGAATTTGAGGGAAGAGAAAAGGTTAAAGTAGGATGGAAGGATCAATACCAGTGGAAAGCACAAAGGCTAACAGTGATACTATATTCTTTCATGTGGAGGAACTGCAACACTGGACCAGTGGATACTTTTTCAGATTCACTTTTATCTATAGACACCAACCTATTTTTTTGTCTTGAGATCCACTACAATTATTCTCTTTTGATTTTTGTTCTCCAATCCTTGATTTATTTATGTTTGCCAGGTGGTGGTGATGAGGGTTTCGATTCATTGTCAAGGATGTGCAGGAAAGGTTAGGAAGCACATCTCTAAAATGGAAGGTATGAGATGCATTCTGGAcacgattattgtatggtaatatTCACATTCGGTGGACTTTTCTGACAATCAAAACTGGCAGGAGTGACATCCTTCAGCATAGATCTGGAATCCAAGAGGGTAATAGTGATGGGACATGTGTCCCCAGTGGGGGTCCTGGAGAGTCTATCAAAGGTGAAGAAAGCGGAGTTCTGGCCATGCTGAATTGAACTTAGGGTTCCTCTTGTGCATCATAGTCTCAAAAAGTGCAAGAGCTTTTGGAGATGACAAgatggatcatgcttttctttttgtgCCTATGTTTGGCTGTTGGTTAGTATTGTGGCATTAGCATAGAAAATTGTGTTGATTGGTAATGCAGACCTTGGCAGTCTTGTAGTTCTTCTATAATATCCTCAATCATCATGTTAGTTCTATATCTTATGGTCACCGTATATATGATATTGGGACTGCTGTACATTACTCAACCGAACCATGTCTTGTTTTATGTAATATGTGCTCATCAATCAATTTGAACTTCTGAAACCTCTCTGTTGATGGAAACAAGATGAATAATTCTATCTTGAGACCTACGAAGTCTGGTTACTGTCACTCTTGAGGACCAGTGTCTGTTGTTTCAGGACCACCTGGCCATAAACCAGGATAGAGTAGATCCACATCTAAAGACAATTATTAATCCAGGAGTAGGATTAAGAGCCATGCAGTGTTAAGAAAATGCAAGCAGAAGATGTTGTGTTGCTGTTTTCTCTTCTATTTCTTTTCAGGATAGTTGGCATTGCAGGTTCATAGACTTGGTAGTTGGGGGGTGGTGAGTCCTTTGGGCACCTAAAACTGTGGCAAGTTGATGTGGACTGACTACTTTTTGATCATGGTGGGGTTGTCATGGCATGGTAGCGTGGACTGAGCACAGTGTGGGTGTGTCAGCTTGGGACGATGGCGATGATCCTCCACTCATGGCAGTGGAAACTGGCCACCAACCTTTTGGGCACCACTTCAGTGGCTTGCCAGTCCTTTGATGTACCCAACAATAGTGTAAGATGGCAGCTTCTGCTTTCAGATTATCTACAGTGTCTTCAGCTTGATTTCTGACCTGTATTCTTGTTGCAGCTGTATGCTTCCTCTTCCCAAGCTGCTTCCGAGATGTACACGACTCTGAAACACCTTCCCTTGTCTCTCCAAAAACAAGTAATGCATGCTTCCAGCATGGGTTCTTGAGATCCAACACTTGTTGAGGAGAAGAAGGTGAACCATGGTGTGGGCCATGGATCAGCAGGGAAAGAAGCTCGATGACAGTATGAGAACATTCACCGCTAGAGCAAGGAAGGAAAGTAGATTTAAGACTCTGCATCATACATACATGAGAGAGAGGAGCAGTGAGCATTAGAGCCTGTGTGATTTGATCCTTGAGCTGATGCCCTTCCACCAgcactcgctctctctctctctctctctctctctgcactcCACTGTTGCTGGGGATGCATGGAAGCAGAATCTTAAGCTGGAGTTTACTGTTAATTAGGCTCAGCAGCGTTGCTTTGTAAATTAATGGTATATTCACATAGCAATATCCAACTGCAATAAATTCCATCAACATGTAGAAATAATTGATTTAAATATATGAAGCTTACAAAACCCCTCATAATGCTATTGGGTTGTGAAAAGTGGCAATCGATCACATGTCTTATCATTTTTATTCGAATATATCCCATGAACAACATTGAATGATATGGAACGAATTCAAATGCTATGAACAGTAAGACTATGAACACATTGTTCAGCGCCATCCTCATGGCATCCCAACTCCCACCATGGCTTCCTGGCGCTGATCCGACCTTCGCCGCAGTCCGCGAAGCTGGGCTTCCCAGACTTCTCTGTCCAACTCCGGCCGCCGCCTCCTCTGTCCCTCCTTTCTGCCATATCTCAACTCCATGTCGTGTTTCCTGCGTAAAGCAGGGTTCGACAGCGTCTCGTAAGCTCGCTGCAGCTCGATGAACATCCTCGTGCACTCCTTTCTCCTCCAAGGAGCGCAGACGTCGGGGTGGCACCTCAGAGCCATGCTCCTGTAGGCCTTCTTTATCTCCTCCACCCCCACCGTCTCCGACTCCAAGGAGAGCACCTCGTAGAAGTTGGTCTTAGGTTTAAGCTCACTGACAATGGCTCTGCAAGAGAGTCTTCTCAGTTTGGAGTCCCATGAGATGGTTGGAGCATGCGAGCTGAAGCTGAGGGAATACATGATGGATGGAACAGAGGAAGGAGAGAAGGAACACAGATATATAGCCTGTGAATGGAGAAAACAAGGAGAGGAAGCTGACAAAATGATGGCTGTAAAACATGGTTTGTGATGGTAGACCGAATCAAACAAATCTATAATTATAATGAGGTTTTCTGTCTTCTACTGACCCATACAAGATTGAACTTTACGTGCCAAGATTTCCTTCGACTGCACGATTGCTTTGCTGAGATTATATATGTGTGGCcggcaatcatatatatatatatatatatactttccaATAATCGATGATTCCTCAACAAATCAATTGCTGAAGTCAAATATGTTTTTGTCCAATGTTCTGATTAGATATCGACGACAGCAAAGTCCAAAAGATCTATGAGCAACAGTTGGAGCAGTTCAAAGATCCACGAACGTTATCCTTGGGATCAAGAGAGAACGAATCGCCTTCTTAAAGATCAAACCTTTACAGTTGAAATGATTTAAGCGATTCAATGGCTGATAAAGAGATAAAATCCAAGATTTAGTTAGAATTTCTTGGGTTAAACACTTCCCTGTcccatctatatatatatttacatcatcTTGATCCCCTTCATCTCTTCCCATTTCCTCTGGTCTTTGATTTGCTTCCTTCTAATCTCTTACTTGCTTTCTCTGCTTCAGTCTCCTCATCCATGACCATGCCTAAGGTGGCCTTCCTGCTCTTTCTTCTGCCAGCATGTCTGATGGTTTCAGATATTCCTGGTCACAATGCTGATGGTTGTGATCGTAACCATGGTAAGTCCACCATCTAATTTTTTGCTTCAATATATTGATTACATTTTTGAACCCAAACATGTTTCAATCTTGCGATGGGTAGTGTTAGAGGCTAGATTGAAGATTGTTCTTTAGGAATCAACAACCTAGCATGAAGACCGAGTGGTAATCAACGTCACAATCTCTTACATGTCACTATGTAATTCCTTGATCACTATGTATTCATCCTCATCAAAGAATCTGCCACTGTATCCACCTTCATCATCTCCGACGACATCACCACCGAAGGCACCAACAGCTCTAGCACCAGCTCCTGTCTCATCAATGGCGAGCGCCACAGAGTTCTCGGTGTTCATGATCGCCTTTCCCGTTGCTGCAACAGTTCCCGATATTCTATCTTAGCTTAGATTTCCTACTGCTAATCGTTAGGTTAGATGGAGGATCATAACTCTTTGCCCTTTTTTCTAGCATCACTATGATGGGCAGGATAGATTAGATAGATTGTTCTTAGATTATATTATTTACTCCCTTGTGCTGATCCTTATTGACATATCTAATAAAACTATATTTGCAATGTGCATTTGTTTGAATCATTGACTGTGATGGAGTTTCAAGTTCCAAGGAAGATGATAATGAAGCATTCAATATTCTTTGCTTTAGCCTTAAAGATGCTACAGAGTTGCTCTAATCCAAGCCATATCTACTTCTGTAAACAAATGGTATCGAGCTCATGCTGTGTGCCCTTCAGATCATGGTACCATCTGACCAAGAAACCAACATAATCTATTACAGAAGGACGCATCTTGGGAACCTAAATACCAGGCAAATTTGGATCTCCATCTTCTTGGATCTCTCAACTGTTGGCACACGTGTGTGATCAAGATTCAGCAGGAGTATAGCAGTGCAAGATAAGGGCAGGAATCGATGGATTTGAATGGGAGTAGTTTAGACTTCACAGCACAGGGCTCCACAGCAAGTTGAGCTTGTCAGTAGGAGGAGCTGCAAGCCTGTCGACAAGGGTTGCCCGCAGTGACTTCTTTTCTTTGCAGGGGAGAAGAGTCCATGCACTTCCTGTCAGCAGTCGGCTTTGTTTGCATCCCCCATGGAGCTGTCAAATGTTAGTGTCGTCAAGTTGCTCGCCAGTCAATTCCTCAACAACTGGACTACATTATTTGTCACCCTGATGGCACCACAATCTTTCACCAGTCTGATTCACAATCTTTCAGAACTCTGGAATTTCCATTAGGTGAAGGTAAAAACAAAGGGGTGTGTGTAGACAACAGTACTCACTTGCATGCTCTTGCTTTTAGCTCTTATTTCCCTGATTCATTTCTGAGACAGGACTCACATTTTGTTTCTGAAAGGCTGTTAATGCCAACCCTTCACTGGCAGAACACAGTGACCACAAAATTTTGCTTGCActcaaaatctgtgctgcagaaatagTGGATCATCTCATTGATCTGCCCTCAAGTTCATCCACTCACTGCATAGACTCATCAATCATGTGCTCTTCTCTAGAACATTATTTAACTCCAGTAGGGGCTACAGAAGCTTGCCCAAATCCTTATCCAACCCGGCTAATTAAATCAAGAGTGCATCTCAAGTGTCTCATATGAGTATTTTAGATACTATGATCATTTGTTAGCCAATCTTAAATAGAAAATTATATGTATCGCCACTTGCACAGGTGACTCCATTGGGTAATGGACAAATCTAAGCTGAGTTGAGAACGAGGTTGATTAGGTTATTTGGAAGAAATGGCTTGGCTTTCTCATCAACAGCAAGTTCTGATGTGAAAAAAGGAGACAGTGATCAGTGTGGCTGTGACCTGAAAGATATATTAGATATCAAACCCCCATAATAATTCATGGCTGGGCCTTCCCAACTTGACCACAGATTGCAATACCTTATGTCATGTAAAGATGACACAGATATCAGATTACTGAATGCCACTCCTTTTCCCCATGGGAAGACCAAATGGAAGAAAAAGATTGTCATTCTTTCGGAAGGCCCTCCACTGTATCATCAGCCACATTTGTTCCATCATGTGTGCATGGCTACCTCAAATCTGCATCTTTTTTGACCATTTAATTTGGTAGGGCCTCTGCTATGCAGTCTGATTTGGTTCTTTAGACTGTGCTACACTCAAAGAAGCTAAGGAAGCTTCACTGGAAACAACAAGAGGGATTTGATTTAGCTTATGAGATAATGAAGAGTATTGTTCTACACTGCATACTGCTGAAAAGTTAGAACTACTTCACCGCACATCAAGCTTTTGATTCTGACCGAAAGATGGTGGCAGCGGTCATACTAAACGATAAATTTGGAGCTACGCAAAGATGGGAAGACGACACGTTCTTCTGAATGGAAAAAGAAGAGGTGAAGTCTTTCGGTCAATGCAGGTTGCTACTGATTAACGATGTAAACTACTGAGCGAGACCTTGTTTCTGCTTTACGTCACAGAGCAACGATGAGAGAGGAAACGAAGGGTGATAGCGTTTGGGTTGGGGGTTGCCATCATTGCTTCGTGTCGCTCTAGAATCCCTTTACACACGCACATTTCCTTATGCTCTCTCCCAGTTCCATACGTCTGAACCCCACAGCATGGGAGCTGACACTGATCCCACCACAAGGTGATTCCTGTTCTCCACCACcgtgataatgataataataatttagcAGGTGCCGTGATTAGCCTTCTCCGCCATTGGGAGTCCTTCCATGGCTCTGTTCTAAGGAGCAGAGCCTTCGATGTACCCTCAAGAGTGAGATGAACAGTAGCTGTGTTTTCCACTACATTTCCAACTGTTGTGATTTATTTGTTCGTATATTTGGTGGATTTTCTCATCAGATAGCCTTATCTACTCTGCTGGGGGATTAACAATAAGATCAAGAAATCTTGCTGCTTGAGATGCATTGTAGTTGAATCACAAGACTATGGTTGGATAACTTTATTTACTACTTAATTGTATGATTTTGTGAGAGTGATGGATTGTTAgtactttttattttttgctgGGGTCAAAACTTGATCATGTTAGTTAAGATCATGATGCATGATAATGTACTTGGA of the Musa acuminata AAA Group cultivar baxijiao chromosome BXJ2-10, Cavendish_Baxijiao_AAA, whole genome shotgun sequence genome contains:
- the LOC135625290 gene encoding protein SODIUM POTASSIUM ROOT DEFECTIVE 1-like — encoded protein: MKANGFLCRSHIDAVCVPGDPRSMIRPRRPDRTLVEHSRLVDLKYSRLFDSRRFHSGDRSRAVTLPMVTKKQRDPPRPAKTSTSSVPSLPPPSDHVFQVVVMRVSIHCQGCAGKVRKHISKMEGVTSFSIDLESKRVIVMGHVSPVGVLESLSKVKKAEFWPC